From Staphylococcus delphini, one genomic window encodes:
- a CDS encoding aspartate carbamoyltransferase catalytic subunit, whose amino-acid sequence MQHLVSMEHLAVEEIDNLIQKAMQYKAGEAVPNLQGRYIANLFFENSTRTKCSFEMAEHRLDMKQINFESSASSVQKGESLYDTCRTLQSIGCDALVIRHEQNHYYEPLLNMGIPIINAGDGSGQHPTQSLLDLMTIYETYGRFEGLKVVICGDIKNSRVARSNYHSLTALGAKVVFSSPDVWKDDTMTADYVELDDVIDEVDIVMLLRVQHERHAGVSQGFEKAEYHRRYGLTEERYAKLQEHAIVMHPAPVNRDVEIADTLVEAPKSRIFEQMSNGVYIRMAVLTEILKG is encoded by the coding sequence ATGCAACATCTCGTATCAATGGAACATTTAGCTGTAGAAGAAATTGACAACTTAATTCAAAAAGCGATGCAGTATAAAGCAGGAGAAGCGGTACCGAATTTGCAAGGACGTTACATTGCGAACTTGTTTTTCGAAAATTCGACACGTACGAAATGTAGTTTTGAAATGGCAGAACACCGTTTGGATATGAAGCAAATCAACTTTGAATCAAGTGCCTCTTCTGTACAAAAAGGGGAATCACTGTATGACACATGCCGAACATTACAAAGCATTGGCTGTGATGCACTCGTCATTCGTCACGAACAAAATCATTACTACGAACCCTTGTTGAATATGGGGATTCCGATTATTAATGCAGGGGATGGCAGTGGCCAACATCCAACGCAAAGCTTACTCGATTTAATGACGATTTACGAAACATATGGTCGTTTTGAAGGACTCAAAGTGGTCATTTGCGGTGACATTAAAAACTCACGAGTGGCACGCAGTAATTATCATAGTTTAACTGCACTTGGCGCAAAGGTCGTTTTCTCAAGTCCTGATGTTTGGAAAGATGATACTATGACTGCAGATTATGTTGAATTAGATGATGTCATTGATGAAGTCGACATTGTGATGCTATTACGTGTCCAACATGAACGACATGCGGGCGTTTCACAAGGTTTTGAAAAAGCAGAATATCACCGTCGTTATGGTTTGACTGAAGAGCGATATGCCAAACTTCAAGAGCATGCGATTGTGATGCACCCCGCACCAGTGAATCGCGATGTAGAAATTGCAGATACATTAGTAGAAGCACCGAAGTCACGTATTTTTGAACAGATGTCAAATGGTGTGTACATAAGAATGGCAGTATTGACTGAAATTTTAAAAGGTTAA
- a CDS encoding uracil-xanthine permease family protein: MENEQMFTRTVQPVLDVNEKPKAGQWVFLSLQHLFAMFGATVLVPFLTGLPVSSALLASGVGTLLYILITKGKIPAYLGSSFAFITPIITGLSTNSLGDMLVALFMSGVMYVIIGIAIKVSGTNWLMHLLPPVVVGPVIMVIGLSLAPTAVNMAMFESSAEMKGYNLSFVAVAGITLLVTLIVQGFAKGFFSLIPVLVGIIVGYITAILFGIVDFKPVAEAAWFQFPDIYIPFADYQPSVHLGLIAVMLPIVFVTVSEHIGHQMVINKIVGRNFFKDPGLHRSIIGDGVSTMFSSIIGGPPSTTYGENIGVLAITKIYSIYVIGGAAVIAIMLGFVGKFTALISSIPTPVMGGVSILLFGTIAASGLRMIVESQVNFAQNRNLVIASVILVIGIGNMMLNLSDLGVHLTIEGMALSATAGILLNLILPKS, translated from the coding sequence ATGGAAAATGAACAAATGTTTACGAGAACGGTTCAACCGGTACTCGATGTGAATGAAAAACCGAAAGCAGGCCAATGGGTATTTTTAAGTCTTCAACATTTATTTGCGATGTTTGGGGCCACAGTATTAGTACCGTTTTTAACAGGCTTGCCCGTATCATCAGCATTACTTGCATCAGGGGTAGGGACATTGCTCTACATTTTGATTACAAAAGGAAAAATTCCGGCGTATCTCGGTTCAAGTTTTGCGTTTATCACACCGATTATTACCGGTTTAAGTACGAATAGCTTAGGTGATATGCTTGTCGCGTTATTCATGAGTGGTGTCATGTACGTCATCATCGGGATTGCGATCAAAGTGAGTGGCACAAACTGGCTCATGCATTTATTACCACCTGTCGTTGTCGGTCCGGTCATTATGGTAATCGGTTTAAGCTTAGCACCGACTGCTGTCAACATGGCGATGTTTGAAAGTTCAGCTGAGATGAAAGGATACAACTTAAGCTTTGTAGCAGTGGCAGGGATTACATTACTTGTGACATTGATTGTTCAAGGATTTGCGAAAGGCTTTTTCTCGCTCATTCCAGTTTTAGTCGGCATTATCGTCGGCTACATTACAGCGATATTGTTTGGCATTGTAGATTTTAAACCTGTCGCAGAGGCCGCTTGGTTCCAATTCCCAGACATTTACATTCCATTTGCAGATTATCAACCTTCCGTGCATCTCGGATTAATCGCAGTGATGCTTCCAATCGTGTTTGTAACGGTGAGTGAACATATCGGACACCAAATGGTCATCAACAAAATCGTCGGCCGTAACTTCTTTAAAGATCCGGGACTACACCGTTCTATCATCGGTGACGGGGTATCGACAATGTTCTCAAGTATCATCGGGGGCCCACCAAGTACGACTTACGGTGAAAATATCGGTGTACTCGCGATTACGAAAATTTACAGTATTTACGTCATTGGTGGTGCGGCTGTTATCGCGATTATGCTTGGCTTTGTTGGAAAGTTTACAGCACTGATTTCATCTATCCCTACACCAGTCATGGGTGGCGTGTCCATCTTATTATTCGGGACTATCGCCGCAAGTGGTTTACGTATGATTGTCGAAAGCCAAGTCAACTTTGCGCAAAACCGTAACTTAGTCATCGCGTCAGTCATTCTCGTCATCGGTATCGGCAACATGATGTTGAATTTATCTGATTTAGGTGTACATCTTACAATTGAAGGGATGGCATTATCAGCAACAGCAGGGATTTTACTGAACTTAATTTTACCAAAAAGTTAA
- the pyrR gene encoding bifunctional pyr operon transcriptional regulator/uracil phosphoribosyltransferase PyrR has protein sequence MAERVVLDESAIKRTVTRIAHEILEYNKGTENLVLLGIKTRGEYLAQRIQQKIQQIEEVEVPTGAIDITSFRDDIDSRQPLETPGFDIDTDLNHQVVIIVDDVLYTGRTVRASLDAILLHARPKKIGLATLVDRGHRELPIRADFVGKNIPTSHEESVNVYLEEIDDRNAVVIT, from the coding sequence TTGGCTGAACGTGTTGTATTAGATGAATCTGCAATCAAACGAACAGTAACACGCATCGCTCATGAAATTTTAGAATATAACAAAGGCACAGAAAATCTTGTATTACTCGGCATTAAAACGCGTGGTGAGTATTTAGCGCAACGGATTCAACAAAAGATTCAACAAATTGAAGAAGTCGAAGTGCCAACGGGTGCGATTGATATTACAAGCTTTAGAGATGATATCGATTCACGTCAACCGCTCGAGACACCTGGCTTTGATATTGATACAGATTTGAATCATCAAGTGGTCATCATTGTCGACGATGTGCTATACACAGGACGTACTGTACGTGCCTCCCTTGATGCGATTTTACTTCATGCGAGACCGAAAAAGATTGGTTTAGCGACACTCGTGGATCGTGGTCACCGAGAGTTACCGATTCGCGCAGACTTTGTAGGAAAAAATATTCCAACGTCTCATGAAGAATCTGTCAATGTTTACTTAGAAGAAATAGACGATCGCAATGCGGTTGTCATCACATAA
- a CDS encoding RluA family pseudouridine synthase: MEKHIFNIEDATHHLQRIDKILPEFNSEWSRSQLQEWIKEGLIEVNGKAVKSNYKLKLGDRVEITEKEVVEADIQAENLNLDIYYEDDDVAIVYKPKGMVVHPSPGHYTGTLVNGLMYQIKNLSGINGEIRPGIVHRIDKDTSGLLMVAKNDVAHRSLVEQLMAKTVKRKYIALVHGHIPHEFGTIDAPIGRNKNDRQSMAVVDDGKEAVTHFNVIETFKNHTLVECELETGRTHQIRVHMKYIGYPLVGDPKYGPKKTLEIGGQALHAGLIGFEHPKTGEYIERTAPLPAEFEAVIEQVRKEDI; this comes from the coding sequence ATGGAAAAACATATATTTAATATTGAAGACGCAACGCATCATTTACAGCGGATTGACAAAATATTGCCTGAATTCAATTCGGAGTGGTCACGCAGCCAATTACAAGAGTGGATTAAAGAAGGATTAATTGAAGTCAATGGTAAAGCAGTCAAGTCGAACTACAAATTAAAATTAGGTGACCGAGTCGAAATCACTGAAAAAGAAGTGGTAGAAGCAGATATTCAAGCCGAAAACTTAAATTTAGACATTTACTACGAAGATGATGATGTAGCGATTGTGTATAAACCTAAAGGCATGGTCGTTCATCCATCGCCTGGGCATTATACTGGAACGCTTGTAAATGGATTGATGTATCAAATCAAAAATTTATCAGGCATTAACGGTGAAATTCGTCCAGGTATCGTGCACCGTATTGATAAAGATACGTCAGGGTTACTGATGGTTGCGAAAAATGACGTGGCACATCGCAGTTTAGTTGAACAATTGATGGCAAAAACAGTGAAAAGAAAGTATATTGCGCTCGTTCATGGTCATATTCCACATGAGTTTGGAACGATTGATGCACCTATTGGACGCAATAAAAACGACCGTCAATCGATGGCTGTCGTTGATGACGGTAAAGAAGCTGTGACGCATTTTAATGTCATTGAGACGTTCAAAAACCATACATTGGTTGAATGCGAACTCGAAACAGGACGTACGCACCAAATTCGTGTGCACATGAAGTATATCGGTTATCCGCTTGTAGGTGATCCGAAATACGGTCCGAAAAAGACGTTAGAAATTGGCGGACAAGCTTTACATGCGGGTCTTATCGGTTTTGAACATCCAAAGACAGGCGAGTACATTGAACGTACTGCGCCGCTTCCTGCAGAATTTGAAGCTGTCATTGAACAAGTGCGTAAAGAGGATATTTAA
- the lspA gene encoding signal peptidase II, whose product MKQQYYIGLTLFIALIILIGDQLTKFIIRTQMTIGESFAVLPKFLYITSHRNNGAAWGILSGKMTFFYIITVIILVALIVFYIKEAKNHMLMQIAISLLFSGALGNFIDRVSSGEVVDFIDTVIFGYDFPIFNIADASLTIGVILLIIVLLKDQNQKGKVS is encoded by the coding sequence ATGAAACAACAATATTACATCGGCCTAACGCTCTTTATCGCACTTATCATCTTGATAGGCGACCAACTGACCAAATTCATCATCCGTACACAAATGACGATAGGTGAGTCGTTTGCAGTACTTCCAAAATTTTTATACATTACTTCTCATCGCAATAATGGGGCGGCTTGGGGTATACTAAGTGGGAAGATGACATTCTTCTACATTATTACGGTGATCATTTTAGTTGCGCTCATCGTCTTTTATATTAAAGAAGCGAAAAATCACATGTTGATGCAAATTGCGATTAGCTTGTTATTTTCGGGGGCATTAGGTAACTTTATTGATCGTGTCAGTAGCGGTGAAGTGGTAGACTTTATAGATACAGTCATTTTCGGTTATGATTTCCCTATTTTTAATATTGCAGATGCGAGTTTGACAATAGGTGTGATCTTGTTGATTATTGTATTATTAAAAGATCAGAATCAAAAAGGTAAGGTGTCGTAA
- the ileS gene encoding isoleucine--tRNA ligase, translating into MEYKDTLLMPKTKFPMRGGLPTKEPQIQQEWKEKDLYRKMLEKNEGQPSFILHDGPPYANGSLHMGHALNKILKDFINRYKTMQGFYTPYVPGWDTHGLPIEQALTKKGVKRKEMTTAEFRDKCQAFAMEQIDIQKKDFLRLGVNGDFDNPYITLKPEYEAAQIRLFGEMADKGLIYKGKKPVYWSPSSESSLAEAEIEYHDKRSASIYVAFDVKDSKGIVADDAKFIIWTTTPWTLPSNVAITVHPELTYVQMNVDGTRYIIAEALVDAVAEQLGWDKEAVIREKDFKGSELEYIEAQHPFIDRISLIINGEHVTTDAGTGCVHTAPGHGEDDFIVGQKYGLEVISPLDDKGVFTAEGGPFEGMFYDKANQAVTELLTEKGALLKLDFITHSYPHDWRTKKPVIFRATPQWFASISKVRQDILDAIEDTKFKVDWGKTRIYNMIRDRGEWVISRQRVWGVPLPVFYAENGDIIMTKETVYHVADLFEQHGSNIWFERDAKDLLPEGFTHPGSPNGEFTKEQDIMDVWFDSGSSHRGVLETRPELSFPADMYLEGSDQYRGWFNSSITTSVATRGRSPYKMLLSHGFVMDGEGKKMSKSLGNVIVPDTIVKQKGADIARLWVSSVDYLADVRISDEILNQVADVYRKIRNTLRFLLGNINDYNPATDRIAEAELLEVDRYILNRLREFTASTLDHYESFDYLNIYQEVQNFINVELSNFYLDYGKDILYIEEKNAHKRRSMQTVLFEILVNMTKLLAPIIPHTAEEVWSHIEQVDEESVHLTHMPAKEDVDQPLLDKWNTFMALRDDVNRALEAARNEKVIGKSLEAKVKIGNSPSFDTLAFLEGFNDLHQLFIVSQVELVVEAQGEAYQHGTIEIAKADGEKCARCWNYSESLGSVGELDDLCPRCQEVVKTLV; encoded by the coding sequence ATGGAATATAAAGATACGTTACTCATGCCAAAAACAAAATTCCCAATGCGCGGAGGACTTCCGACGAAGGAACCACAAATTCAACAAGAGTGGAAAGAGAAGGATTTATACCGCAAAATGTTAGAAAAAAATGAAGGTCAACCGTCATTTATTTTGCATGATGGTCCGCCATACGCAAACGGTAGCTTACATATGGGACATGCGTTGAATAAAATTTTGAAAGACTTTATCAACCGCTATAAAACGATGCAAGGGTTTTATACCCCTTATGTTCCAGGTTGGGATACACACGGTTTACCGATTGAGCAAGCGTTAACGAAAAAAGGCGTTAAACGTAAAGAAATGACAACTGCGGAATTTCGTGATAAATGTCAGGCTTTTGCGATGGAACAAATCGACATTCAGAAAAAAGACTTCTTACGTTTAGGGGTTAACGGCGATTTTGACAACCCATACATTACATTAAAACCTGAATACGAAGCAGCACAAATTCGCTTATTTGGTGAAATGGCCGACAAAGGTTTAATTTACAAAGGGAAAAAGCCGGTATACTGGTCACCTTCAAGTGAATCGTCATTAGCAGAGGCAGAAATCGAATATCACGACAAACGTTCAGCTTCAATTTATGTTGCTTTTGACGTGAAAGACAGTAAAGGTATCGTTGCGGATGATGCGAAGTTTATCATTTGGACTACAACACCTTGGACATTACCGTCAAACGTAGCCATTACCGTACATCCTGAATTGACATATGTTCAAATGAATGTGGACGGCACACGTTACATTATCGCTGAAGCATTAGTTGATGCAGTTGCTGAACAATTAGGTTGGGATAAAGAAGCCGTTATTCGCGAAAAAGATTTCAAAGGTTCAGAATTAGAATATATCGAAGCACAACATCCATTTATTGATCGTATTTCATTAATCATCAATGGTGAACATGTTACAACAGATGCCGGTACAGGTTGTGTGCATACAGCGCCCGGACACGGTGAAGATGACTTTATCGTAGGTCAAAAATATGGTTTAGAAGTCATTAGCCCATTGGATGATAAAGGGGTTTTCACTGCTGAAGGTGGCCCGTTTGAAGGTATGTTTTATGATAAAGCCAACCAAGCCGTTACAGAATTGTTAACTGAAAAAGGTGCGTTACTCAAATTAGACTTTATTACGCACAGCTATCCACATGACTGGCGTACGAAAAAACCAGTTATTTTCAGAGCGACACCACAATGGTTTGCGTCGATTTCTAAAGTGCGCCAAGACATTTTAGATGCGATTGAAGATACAAAATTCAAAGTTGACTGGGGTAAAACACGTATTTACAACATGATTCGTGACCGTGGCGAATGGGTGATTTCGCGTCAACGTGTCTGGGGTGTACCATTACCAGTATTCTATGCTGAAAATGGCGACATTATTATGACGAAAGAAACTGTTTATCACGTGGCAGATTTATTCGAACAACACGGCTCTAACATTTGGTTCGAACGTGACGCGAAAGACTTATTACCAGAAGGCTTTACACACCCAGGTAGCCCGAACGGTGAATTTACAAAAGAACAAGACATTATGGACGTATGGTTCGACTCAGGTTCATCACATCGCGGTGTCCTTGAAACACGTCCAGAGTTAAGTTTCCCAGCAGATATGTATCTTGAAGGAAGTGACCAATATCGTGGTTGGTTCAACTCTTCAATTACAACATCCGTTGCGACGCGCGGCCGTTCACCATACAAAATGTTATTGTCACACGGTTTCGTCATGGACGGAGAAGGTAAGAAAATGAGTAAATCGTTAGGTAACGTCATCGTGCCTGATACGATTGTGAAACAAAAAGGTGCCGACATTGCACGTTTATGGGTGAGCTCAGTGGACTACCTTGCTGACGTCCGTATCTCAGACGAAATTTTAAATCAAGTTGCTGACGTATACCGTAAAATCCGTAACACTTTACGTTTCTTATTAGGTAACATTAACGACTACAACCCAGCAACAGACCGAATTGCTGAAGCAGAATTATTAGAAGTGGACCGCTACATCTTAAATCGCTTACGTGAATTTACAGCGAGTACGTTAGATCATTACGAATCATTCGATTATTTAAATATTTACCAAGAAGTTCAAAACTTTATCAATGTTGAATTAAGTAACTTCTATTTAGATTATGGTAAAGATATTCTTTATATTGAAGAAAAAAATGCGCATAAACGTCGTAGCATGCAAACAGTATTGTTCGAAATCTTAGTAAACATGACTAAATTACTTGCGCCAATCATTCCGCACACTGCTGAAGAAGTTTGGTCACATATCGAACAAGTGGACGAAGAAAGTGTTCATTTAACTCATATGCCGGCTAAAGAAGATGTAGACCAACCGTTATTAGATAAATGGAACACATTCATGGCATTACGTGATGATGTGAACCGTGCATTAGAAGCGGCAAGAAATGAAAAAGTTATCGGTAAATCTTTAGAAGCTAAAGTCAAAATCGGTAACAGTCCATCATTTGATACGCTTGCATTTTTAGAAGGCTTTAACGATTTACATCAATTGTTTATCGTATCTCAAGTTGAATTAGTTGTAGAGGCACAAGGTGAAGCATATCAACACGGTACAATCGAAATCGCAAAAGCTGATGGAGAGAAATGTGCGCGTTGTTGGAATTACAGCGAATCATTAGGTAGTGTGGGTGAATTAGATGATTTATGTCCACGCTGTCAAGAAGTCGTGAAAACGTTAGTGTAG
- a CDS encoding DivIVA domain-containing protein translates to MAFTPSEIKNKSFTRIKNGFEPTEVEQYLEQLSHEIERLKEDKKQLEKVLEERDAHIQSFKEVEKSVGEAIVSAQRAADETKAAAQKERDAIIQKAQAEASQIVNDGLEKARRLSFQTEDMKRQSKVFRSRFRMLVEAQLDLLKSDDWEYLLNYDLDSQQVTEENFQHLNEQDITAQEKQQAEQANEQSNETSSSETDK, encoded by the coding sequence ATGGCTTTTACACCTAGCGAGATTAAAAACAAATCGTTCACACGTATTAAAAATGGCTTCGAACCTACAGAAGTAGAACAATATTTAGAACAGTTAAGCCATGAAATCGAACGTTTAAAAGAAGATAAAAAACAATTAGAAAAAGTGTTAGAAGAACGTGATGCACACATTCAATCATTTAAAGAGGTTGAAAAATCAGTCGGTGAAGCGATTGTCAGTGCCCAACGCGCTGCCGATGAAACAAAAGCAGCAGCACAAAAAGAGCGAGATGCAATCATTCAAAAAGCACAAGCAGAAGCAAGTCAAATTGTGAATGACGGTTTAGAAAAAGCGCGTCGTTTATCTTTTCAAACTGAAGATATGAAGCGTCAATCTAAAGTGTTCCGTTCACGTTTTAGAATGCTTGTAGAAGCACAACTCGACCTGTTGAAAAGTGATGACTGGGAATACTTGTTGAACTATGATTTAGATTCACAACAAGTAACAGAAGAAAACTTTCAACATTTAAATGAACAAGACATTACAGCACAAGAAAAACAACAAGCTGAACAAGCGAACGAACAATCAAACGAAACATCATCAAGCGAAACAGACAAGTAA
- a CDS encoding RNA-binding protein, producing MDIYQHFRPEEHEQIDYLLDKVRQAETQYAPVLTHFLDPRGQYMLEVIVGSFNDLHVAFDGGRDAERCRAVIAPSYYEPTRDDFELTLIEIDYPTKFVTLQHQHVLGTLMSLGIEREQVGDILVAERIQFVLTKQLESYIMLELTRIKGATIKLNVIPFEDMIQSEEYWETHEATVSATRLDVVLKEMIRKSRTIAKTHIQRKRVKVNHTLIEAADFQLEAGDLLSIQGYGRAKITEIGDRTKKDKLRITYQTLFK from the coding sequence ATGGATATTTATCAACATTTTAGACCTGAAGAGCATGAACAAATTGATTATTTATTAGATAAAGTGCGCCAGGCTGAAACACAATATGCGCCTGTACTGACTCATTTTTTAGATCCTCGTGGACAATACATGTTAGAAGTGATTGTCGGCAGTTTCAACGATTTGCACGTCGCATTTGATGGGGGACGTGATGCGGAGAGATGTCGTGCGGTCATTGCGCCAAGCTATTATGAACCGACGCGGGATGACTTTGAATTGACCTTAATTGAAATTGATTATCCGACAAAGTTTGTGACGTTACAGCATCAACACGTGCTTGGAACGTTGATGTCCCTTGGCATTGAACGTGAACAAGTCGGCGATATTCTCGTAGCTGAACGCATTCAATTTGTTTTGACAAAGCAATTAGAATCATATATTATGTTAGAATTAACACGTATTAAAGGGGCAACAATTAAACTTAATGTTATCCCATTTGAAGATATGATACAATCAGAAGAGTATTGGGAGACGCATGAAGCAACAGTGAGCGCAACAAGACTCGATGTCGTATTAAAGGAAATGATTCGGAAGTCACGCACAATTGCCAAGACACATATTCAGCGTAAACGTGTCAAAGTGAACCATACGCTCATTGAGGCAGCGGATTTTCAACTTGAAGCAGGCGATTTGTTGTCCATTCAAGGATACGGTCGTGCAAAAATTACAGAAATTGGTGATCGTACGAAGAAAGATAAATTAAGAATCACCTATCAAACTTTATTTAAATAG
- a CDS encoding Gfo/Idh/MocA family protein, giving the protein MVNYGIVGAGYFGADLARSLAKMADAHVTAIYDPEHGETIATELGADHCESLDALVSRDDVDCVIVASPSYLHREPVVKAAEHGKHVFCEKPIALNYEDCQAMVAACEENQVLFMAGHIMNFFNGVHHAKALIMEGKIGKVLYCHAARTGWEEPQPTVSWKKLRDLSGGHLYHHIHELDCIQFMMGGLPDKVTMVGGNVYHQGEQFGDEDDMLLINLEYEDQRFAVLEYGNAFRWGEHYVLIEGTLGAIKLDLYHTGGTLRVKGEGESHFLIHETQQEDDERTAIYTGRGMDGAIAYGHPGVRTPQWLQTCIDKEMAYLHHILQGGTIDDAYVKLTNGVAALESIATADACTLSLKEDRKVKLSEVVAVPSSCDVKKA; this is encoded by the coding sequence ATGGTCAATTATGGCATTGTCGGTGCGGGTTACTTTGGTGCTGATTTGGCACGTTCACTCGCAAAAATGGCTGATGCACATGTCACAGCAATATATGACCCAGAGCATGGTGAAACGATTGCGACAGAACTCGGTGCAGATCATTGTGAAAGTTTGGATGCGCTTGTGTCTCGTGATGATGTCGATTGTGTCATTGTCGCATCACCGAGTTATTTACATCGTGAACCTGTCGTCAAAGCTGCTGAACACGGTAAACATGTCTTTTGTGAAAAGCCGATTGCGTTAAACTATGAAGATTGTCAAGCGATGGTCGCAGCGTGTGAAGAAAACCAAGTGCTGTTTATGGCGGGTCACATTATGAATTTCTTCAACGGTGTGCATCATGCGAAAGCACTCATTATGGAAGGCAAAATTGGAAAAGTGTTGTACTGTCATGCAGCAAGAACAGGTTGGGAAGAGCCACAACCCACTGTCTCATGGAAAAAACTGCGCGATCTGTCGGGTGGCCATTTATATCATCACATTCATGAACTGGATTGCATTCAATTTATGATGGGTGGGCTCCCAGACAAAGTAACGATGGTCGGTGGCAATGTGTATCATCAAGGTGAACAATTTGGCGATGAAGATGATATGTTACTCATCAATTTAGAATACGAAGATCAACGCTTTGCAGTTTTAGAATATGGCAATGCGTTTCGTTGGGGCGAGCATTACGTCTTGATTGAAGGGACATTAGGCGCCATTAAATTAGACCTTTATCATACAGGTGGCACGTTACGTGTGAAAGGTGAGGGTGAGTCACATTTCTTAATTCATGAAACGCAACAGGAAGATGATGAACGGACAGCCATTTATACAGGACGTGGCATGGACGGCGCAATCGCATATGGTCATCCTGGTGTCAGAACGCCACAATGGTTACAAACATGTATCGATAAAGAAATGGCTTATTTGCACCATATTTTACAAGGCGGCACTATAGATGACGCTTATGTGAAGTTGACGAATGGTGTGGCAGCCCTTGAATCGATTGCGACAGCTGATGCGTGCACGTTATCACTGAAAGAGGATCGCAAAGTCAAACTTTCAGAAGTTGTAGCTGTCCCATCATCGTGTGATGTGAAAAAGGCATGA
- a CDS encoding YhcH/YjgK/YiaL family protein, which produces MIVAEREDLKRYIAVNPHFRKVVDFLQNTDLTTLELGRVEIDGDNVFANCMSYVADGVPGQQFENHQKYIDIHLVLENTEKIAVTSPQFAEQTSAYNEADDFALFKGEQYQLVDMTPSNVLITFEEDLHQPKIGNNAQPVKKLVFKVLENH; this is translated from the coding sequence ATGATTGTTGCAGAACGTGAAGATTTGAAAAGATATATTGCGGTGAATCCACATTTCAGAAAAGTTGTAGATTTTCTCCAGAATACGGATTTGACGACACTTGAACTTGGCAGAGTGGAGATTGATGGGGACAATGTGTTTGCGAATTGTATGTCTTATGTGGCAGATGGTGTGCCCGGACAACAATTTGAAAATCATCAAAAGTACATCGACATTCATTTAGTGCTAGAAAATACAGAAAAAATTGCGGTAACGTCACCACAATTTGCTGAACAGACATCAGCTTATAATGAGGCGGATGATTTTGCGCTATTTAAAGGTGAACAATATCAATTGGTGGATATGACACCGTCGAATGTGTTGATTACATTTGAAGAAGATTTACATCAACCGAAAATTGGCAATAACGCGCAACCTGTGAAAAAGCTCGTATTTAAAGTGTTAGAAAATCATTAA